DNA sequence from the Teretinema zuelzerae genome:
CATGATCGGAGGCGGGAAGCACTGCCTTCCGGGAGAGATTTCGCTGGCCCACGGGGGAACCCTTTTTCTCGACGAAGCGGCGCAATTCCGAAGCGGCGTTCTCCAGGCTCTGCGGACTCCCCTCGAAACAGGCACGGTCACCCTCAGCAGGGCCGGAAAAAACGAAACTTTCCCGGCGGACTTCCAGCTGCTCATGGCCCTCAATCCCTGCCCCTGCGGACACTTCGGAGAAAGCGGCCGGGTATGCACCTGCGGACCCGAAGCCGTCGACCGCTACTGGAAGCGGCTGGCCGGCCCGTTGCTGGACCGCATGGATATACGGGTGCCTCTCTCCGCGCCTGAAGGCGAATCGTTCGCGGACCCCGGACGCGCGCCTGATACCGAAAGCCTCAGAAGGGAGATAGACCGGGCACGGAGAATGCAGAGAGAAAGGGGCGCGGTTTTGAACGGGAAACTCGCCCCCGGGGACATCGAGAAACTCTGCGTATTATCGGAATCCGCACAGGCGCTGTTCGGAAAAGGGATGGAGACGGCCCGGCTCTCAGGCCGGGGCGGTCACGGCGTATTGAAGGTATCGCGAACGATCGCGGATATGGAGGGCTCGGTTCTGATAGAAGAAGAACACCTGATGGAGGCCTTCCAATTCAGAAGATGGTCGGGCTTGCTCCCCGACTTTCTCTCCTGACGCTCGATTCTCGCCTCAGCCGCGCGCACACCATGCGCGGCGGCAAGGGATCAGCCTTTGAGAATCGCTTCGAGAGCGCCGAAATAATACCGGTCCTCGATTTTCCTTCGTCCGGAAGTCCGCCCGATCTTGCGGTCGGGCCGGGCAGCGCCGTGAAAATCGCTGCCGGCGGTAACGAACATGCCCAGGCTCGAGGCGAGAGCTTCCAGACGCTCGGCGTCCACGATCCGGGCGGCCGGGTGCCAGGCTTCCAGACCCATCACCCCGCGGTCGCGGAAATCTTCCATAACAGCGGGGAGAGCCCCCCAGGAAAGATAGAGCGACAGCGGATGCGCGAGAACCGGTACTCCCCCGCACGCCTTGATTGCCGCGATCCCCTCGTCGAGCTGAATGCTCTTTCTGTCGAGAAAAAAAGGCCGATCCTTTGCCAGATACCGGTCGAAGGCCTGTTGACGGTTTTTCACCGCCTTTGATTCAACCAAAAACTGGGCAAAATGCGGCCTGCCGACGGTTTCGCCTCCGGCAAGAGCCGAAACGCGCTCAAGATCGATGTCGATCCCGGCCTCCTGCATCTTTTGGATTATCTGCCGATTTCGCTCAAGACGGCCGTCCTGCAGCCTTGTTATCATATCGGTAAGACTCGGATGAATCTCTTTAAGGCCGAGGCCCAGCAGATGGCACTCGCCCGGCTTCCATTCGATATCCAGCTCGATGCCCGCAAGAAAGACCATGCCGACCTCGCGCGCAGCCGCGGAGGCTTCGTCGATGCCGGTAACGGTATCGTGATCGGTAAGCGCAAGAACGGAAATATCCTCAGATCGGGCGTGAAGCACAAGGTCGCGGGGAGAAAAGGAACCGTCTGAAGCAGTGGAATGCGTATGTAAGTCTATCATAATGAATTTCTCCGATAGTACCAGAAAAATAGACGAGAAGCGAGCTTGTGTGCTATACTCTTTTCCATTAGCAGACAGAGGGGAGACCATGCCAAAGGCCGTTCAGTATAAACCCAATTCAGTCATCTATTTCGCAGGAGACATGGATGAACGAGTGTTTCTTCTGCAAAAAGGACGAATCGCCCTCACCTCGACCGATATCGAAACCAACAAACAGGTTACCGAATACATCAAAGAAGGCGAATTCTTCGGCGTAAAGTCGGCCCTCGGACGCTTTCCGCGCGAGGAAAGCGTCATGGTCATCACGGACGCCATGGTTTTGTCGTTTTCCTCCGCCGAATTCGAAGCCTTCGTTCAACCCAACACGCGCATCGTCATGAAGATGCTCAAAGTCTTCTCGAACCAGCTCAGGCACATACACCGCCAGATCGAATCCCTCCTCCATAGCCATGAAGAAACCAACCCGGACGACGGCATGTTCTCGGTCGCGAGCTCCTTCTACAATTCCCAACAGTACCGCGCGGCATCCGAAGTCGCCATACGCTATTTAAAGCTCTTCCCCACCGGCAAGCACGTGCAGGAAATGAAGCAGATCGCCCAAAACACCCTGCGCTCCGATCACGACTTCGGCGACCATCCCGGAACGGACGAAATGCCCTCCTCCGGCCCCGCCCAGAGAACCGGAAAGGCCCCGGCGGGCATCGATCCCAATCTCGCCCTCACCCTCGCTGAAGGCCTCGCCGGCCAGCAAAAATGGGACGAAGCCTATAAACAGTACCACTCGATCATAGAAGCCGGTTCTTCGCCGGTCCTGGGAAAAGCCTACGTCGGAGCCGGCCGAAGCCTCTTCGAGATGGACGAATACGTCCGCTGCGCCCAGATCCTCACTTCCTACATCAGCCTCGAACCGAAATCCCTCCAAATGGGAGAAGTGCTGATGTACCTCGGCCTCGCCTACGGCAAAATGGATCAAAATGACAAGGCGAAAGCCTTCCTTTCCAAAGCGATGACAATGGCCGGCCCCCTTCTTGTTCCTACTATTAAACAGCACCTTGCAGAGATCGGAGGCTGATGAATGAGCGACGTATTTGCCGCGTTTTCGCGCTTCGCCAAAGTGTTTCCCAAGGGTTCGGTCATCTTTTCCGAATTCGAACCCGGAGACTGCTTCTACCTCATACAGAGCGGAAGAGTCCAGCTGATTAAAATCGTCAACGGCTTCCAGAAAAACCTCGACATCCTCCAGCCCTCGGAAATTTTCGGCGAAATGGCCATCCTGGAAAATTCGCCCCGCTCCGCCACCGCCATCGCCTACGACGACGTAAAAGCCCTCGAATTCAACAAAGCCAACTTCGAAGTGCTCATGATGGGCAATCCCGCCATCGCCATGAAACTTCTTAAAACCTTCGTAAAACGCATCTACGCCCAAAAACGCCGCTTCATGGTCCTCACCATCCCCGAGAAAATGGCGAGAGTCGGCGACGTATTCCTGATGCTCGACGAAACCCAGCCCTGCCCCGACCGCCTTGCCGACTTCCGCACCTTCAACCTCACCATGGACGACGTCGCCCGCTGGGCCGGCCTCCCCGTCGAAGAAGTCGAAGACGAACTGCACCGCTACATCGACCAGGGCAAAATGGAAATGTACGACGACCGCATAGTCGTCAAAAACCTCCCCGAACTCTCCCGCTACGTCAACGCCCGCCGCTCCCGCGACCCAAACAACTGACGCGTACAAGCGCGCCTCTGAGACCGCCGCCGAATCCCGCGCTCACCATATTCCCAATTACAAAAACAAAATATCGAGGCAGAACGGGCCATGGCAAAAGCAGACGGCCGGGCGGAGCCCCCGCCCAGAAATACCCTGCAGGGGCGTTCTCTTGACTCAATAAAACCAACCAGATATACTCCCTTCTGTCGTTTCAACCCGCCAAGATAGCTCAGTCGGCAGAGCAGCACCCTCGTAACGTGCAGGTCAAGGGTTCGATTCCCTTTCTTGGCTAGAAAAAAGGTCAGTCCAACAGGACTGGCCTTTTTTTATGGGCCAAGAAAGGGAATCGATCCGGAGCGACGTCCCGAGCGCTGCGAGGGCTTGGCGCATGGATGCGCCAAGAGTCGCGGAGGCGGCCTGGAAGGAGCGCGTACGACGCGCGCGACTGCAAGGCGATTCCCTTTCTTGGCTAGAAAAACAACCGGTCTTTGGGCCGGTTGTTTTTTTTATAGGCCAAGAAAGGGAATCGATCCGGAGCAACGTCCCGAGCGCTGCGAGGGCTTGGCGCATGGATGCGCCAAGAGTCGCGTAGGCGGCCTGGAAGGAGCGCGTACGACGCGCGCGACTGCAAGGCGATTCCCTTTCTTGGCTAGAAAAAAGGTCAGTCCACAGGACTGGCCTTTTTTTATGGGCCAAGACTGGGAATCGATCCGGAGCAACGTCCCGAGCGCTGCGAGGGCTTGGCGCATGGATGCGCCAAGAGTTGCGGAGGCGGCTCGCAGGGAGCACACACGAAGTGCGCGACCGTAGAGGATTCCCTTTCTTGGCTTTAAAAAAAGCGCGCGATCCAAAGGATCGTACGCTTTTTTAAATTTTGCCCAAAACGTAAAACACATGCAAAAAACGCACACGCGAAACGTGCAGGTCAAAGAAAACTAAATCGTTGCTATATAAATAGTTAGTGTTTTTTTCTGAGTCAGAAAATGCGAATTGTGCAATGAATGTGCAATGGGAAAGCTCAGCTGGCTTTAAAAAACGTCCTGAACTAAAACAAAAGGCCATCCAGTAAACGCTGAATGGCCTTAGTAAAACGAACCGGTAAGATTAAACTGTAAGAATTTGTTCTACATATTCAGGATTTTTCGATACGATCTTTAACAGGGCTAAGGCCGGACCTTCCGGCTTTCGACGACCCTGCTCCCAATTTCGCAAGGTGGCAACACTTACTCCGATCATGTATGCAAAATCGGCTTGGGTTTTGTTACTGTGCTCGCGAATAGCCCGAATATCAGGGGCGTTCATTTCAAACCTTCGGCTTTCTTTCTGATGTCCCCTTTGAATTTTTCCAGCTTCTTTTATACTGTCAACAAGCAATGCAAAATCATTGTCGTTCATTTTAGTTCCTCCTTCACAAGACGATTCAGGATTTTCTTTTGTTCCTGACTTAAATCTTCCTGCAGTGGTGTGAACCAATTTGACTTGGCTAATAGAAACGACACCTGTGGCCTGCCCAAGATTGAAAGCAAACTGCGATGCAGGATCGCTCTCGTTGGTCATCGTGAACACGAATTCATAATCCTGTTCAGACGAAGTCAAGTCGAATTCCTGCGAAGCATAGCTCGCCCATGGATTCGCCGACTGCTGGAACGAAACTTCAATTCGTCTTTCGGATTCTGCTTTTGCCTTAAAGGTCAGCTTGTACATCATGCCCTGGTCTAAACCCAATCCGTACTGCACCAGCTGAGGCTGATACGATTCAGCTCCAATGGTGGTTACGTTGATGGCGGCCATTCCGTTGCTCACGCTCGTCGAAGCCTCCGAATCACCCCAGTATTCTCCCTGACCTAAACGCCATGAGGCCGCGTCATTTTCAGCAATCACAGAACTCGTAGGAAAATCTCCATCCTTGATCAGATTCGCGGTACCTTCTCCAGACACCAAAGCAAACTTAGCCGTAACCGAACGATTTTCACTCATACTGACGGTGGTGGAAGTAGCGGAACCAGTGGCATCGCCATCCCAGCCAATAAACCTCCAACCTGTATTCGGAGTTGCCGTCAGTTCTACAGATGTATTGGGTGCATAGGAGCTTTTATCTGGAGTTTTGGTTACGGATCCCGCACCCGAGGGTGAAACATTTGATATCAGACTGAGTTCATCCACTGTGGTACTTCCACCAAAAGTCAAAAGATTTTTGGTCACTTTTGCAGATCCGTTCCCTTTTCCTCGACCTGTATTATCTTTACCCGAATAGGATTCTACTTTCATGGCCACTTCGTACAGGGGGCAATCCATCATTTTCATGCCTGCTTTATCCCAGGCCTCGAAGTGTTTGGATACAGAAACTTTTCCACTTTGTCTATGGCTACTCGTGTTTTTGGGAACACTAAAATACTGTTTAAAATTACCTTTCCCAGTCAGCATCGCCTCGTTTAGCCTGTCGGCCACCCAGAACTCATATTCAATCCCGTCAATCGTTCCACTACCATAGCGCTTTGCGTTTCGGCCACCTGAAGCGGGATTAAAAGAGCCACGGTCCTGAATGATATAGTATTCAATCTGATTGGAAAACGTGGCATTTTCATTCTTTTCTGTTTTTTTCGGTTTACTTCTCGCAGGGTAATAGGCCCATCCATAGATGCCAAGCATTTTGACATCATCCGTGGAACTCCACGTTGCCGCAAAATCAACGGTGATTTTCCCCACATCCCTAGGAGTGGTAGTACTGGAAGCCCCCCATTTTTTGCCCGCTCGAAACAGAACGTTAATGGTCCCATTCCACTGGGCCTCGAATGTGCCGCCGTTTGGATCGGAACTGCCACCCGTGATTTTCATGATAGAAGTACCCACGTTGTCTTGGTTCCACAGTTCGTAGTCTATGCCATTGCAATTTCTAATAGTACTGGAAGTCCAAGTGCTGTAATCTTGCCCCCATGTGAGCGAAGCTCCCAATGCCACACCTGCAAGTGCCGTGAATAGACATTTTTTGATACTCATACAAATCCCTTTAAAAAGTTTGAATTAAATATTTAACTGGAGGGAAACAAGTTTTACCAGTGCTTTAATTGCACCTTTAGTGTGGATAAAAGCATACCCACACCCAAATGTACCCATTCAATCCAATACATCGAGAACTAGCTCTTAGTCGATACAGAGCCCTTTCCCGGCTTGCCTTGCGACTCAATCAGTTCCTTTGCCGCTTCGTCCATGGGGTTAAACCCTGTTGCCTTCGTCATAGAGCCTCCTTTCCGCCTGCGTTGACTTTCGGACGGAGATTATCCGTATCGTTTAATCGGTTTCGCCTTTCCGGATTGTAGAGATGACAAACATCATCAGTACGCTGTTAATACGCCCGAGTATCTGCTAGCGATCCTCGCGCTCGTACTCATCGCACTGTATGTATATTACTGCAATTGCACTATTGCAAGCACAATGATGAATAGACCGCAAAAAAAACAATATCCAGAATTGTAGACCCCTTTATCATAAGAGATACTGTTTGTCGGGTAGAGGATTCGCCTGAAAGAGGGATGCAGTCAGGCGGTGTGCGGATGAAGGGGGAGGCCGCAACCGTGTGCGGCCGGGGGGGAAGGCATTCCCCCCTTTATATGCCGAAGTCGTTATTCATTGAGCAAGCGGCTTGATATTCTACTATAATAACCACTGTTATTTTCGATGGAAAGGACCGCTATCGGGGAGTGCATATGAATATACGTTTCATCATTCATGAGTCATGCGAGGCGCCCGGCGCCTGTCTCAACTGGGCGGACGGCAGGGGCCACGAGGCGCGCTTCGTCAGGGTCTACCACGACGAACGTGCAGAGCGAGGACGAACTGCTCGCCATGGAACACGCAGAAAGGAACAACGCGCTCTGCGGCTTTCTTGATCGATTAACAGCGGAATATCTCTCGAAATAGACAGATTCTATTGACAATTCACTTTTTCGGCAGTAAAGTTAGTTATCATTCACTAACTAAGAGAAGAACCAGATGGAACCGACAGAGAGACAGAAAGAGATTATTAGAGCGGCTTTCACCCTGATCGCTGATAAGGGCATCCAGGATTTAACGATAAAAAATCTGGGAAAGGCGATCGGCGTGAGCGAACCGGCGATTTACAGACATTTTGCCTCCAAGTCGGAAATTCTTTCGGGGATAGTGGATGAAATATACGCCATAAAAAAAAGAACTACCGCGCATTCATTCGAGTCGGGCGCGGATTCCCCTACGAGGCTTCGACGGTTTTTCTCGCACCAGGCGGCGGAATTCGAGGCGTTTCCGCCATTGAGCATCGTGCTGACTCCGGAGGATCTGTTTAGAAGCGACAGGGAGCTGCTGGCTCGAGTTCGCGCGCTGATGGCGGAAACGCGAGCGGCCGTCACTGCACTGCTGGCGGAGACAGGCAGCGGAAGAGCTTCAAGCGCTTCCATCGATCCTGAGACAGGCAGCCTGATGATGCTGGGAGGTTTCAGAATGCTTGTATCCACCTGGCGAATGGAACGGGAGCTGGGCCATGATGTTCGGCTGACTGATCTTGCCGAAGCTTTCATTGGCCAGGCCTTGAAATTGATGGAGTAGCGGACATCGGGAATCATATTCCGGATGGTCTTTTTCGATAGCTGAAAGGTTAGTTATTTATAACTAACCTAGTGTATATAAAGGAGATTCACATGAAGATTCGCTTAGCGCCGATACTTGCGCACCCATGGCTCGCAGCGGCAATAGTGATGGGACTCACCATTGCTTCCATAATTCCGATCAAAACCGGATTCCGAATGGAAACAAATCTCGACAGCTACATGCCGGAAAACCATCCGGCGTTCAGCTTTAGCGACGAGGCAGAAGAGCGTTTTCAAATAAAAGACGGCATATTGATAGCGCTGGAGCATCCAGTATCCATTTTCAATACCGGATCTCTCAAAAAGATGGTCGATATCGAATCGGAATTGCGCTCTATCCCTGAACTCCGGGACACGCGCATACAGTCGCTTCATACCGGCGACAATATTCTGGGAACGGAAGAAGGGCTGGACGTCAGACCATTTTTCACGGATCCCCCTGAAACGGAAGAAGAAGCGTTCAGGATCGGCGAACTTGCTTACTCGAATCCGATGATCCGGGGGCGGTTGATATCGGAGGACGGTCGAAGCGCGCTCATTGTCGTCGAGTTACCCGACAGCGGTTTCTCGAAGGAGCTCTACCAACAGGTAACCGATCTGGCCGCCGCTTACGAAGGCCCGGAAAATGTCTATGTGGCGGGACGTCCAATCGTAGAAGGAACATTGGCGGAGCTTGGACCAAAAGACATGGCCCGCATGGGTCCGCTGGTACTGATCGCAATAGCCCTCGTCCTCCTGCTTATTTTGAGGAAATTCTCCCGGGTACTGACGACCCTTTTCATTGTAGTCGCCAGCACGCTCTGGTCCTTCGCGCTGATGAGCCTGCTCGGGATTCCGTTATACTCGGTCAGCATCATGCTGCCGGTAATGCTTGTTGCGATCGGAGTCGCCTACGCGATTCATCTGTATGGACAGGTTGATCAGCACCGCAAGGACCATCCTGAGGAACAAGCGGCGCAGGCTATCGAGCAGGCTGCCCTGGTGATCGGTCCGCCGTCCCTCTACGCCGCGCTCACCACGGTCGCCGGTTTCATCGCCCTGCTCACATCAAGCGTGTATCCGGTAAAATACTTCGGCCTCTTTACCGCGTTCGGCGTCGCGGTCTCATGGCTGCTTACAATGACCCTTGCCCCGGCAATGCTCATGATTACGGAAAGAAAAACAAAACCACGGACAGCCGCTGATGCAATGAACGAACCGGAAAGGCTCGGCAAAACAGAGCGCTTCGGAGAGCGCTTCGCCGACGGCGTCAGCCGCAACCGGTTTGCTGTATACGCCGCTACGGCAGTAGTGATCGCGCTTTCCCTGGTCGGCGTTTCACGGGTGTGGATCAACTCGAGCTTCCTTTCCAACTTCGAAAAGGACAGCGCCATCGTAAAAACGGACGCCTTCGTTAACCGGTATTTCGGCGGAACGTCTACGGTTAACATTATCCTCGACAGCAATGAATACGACGCCTTCAAGAATCCCGACGTGCTGCGCTTGATAGACTCCATGCAGGAAAGCGTGGAATCCCGCGCGATGGTCGGGGATTCGTTCTCTCTGGCTACCTACCTCAAGCAAATGAATTACGCGATGAACGCCGAAAGAGAGGAGTTCCGCACCATACCGGATTCCGCAGAACTGACGGCCCAGTACCTTCTGCTGTATGAAATGTCGGGCGACCCGGACAACCTGTGGAAGGTGGTGGATCCCGACTTCATGAACGCGAACGTAACGGTTCAGCTTAAAAGCGACGACAGCAGAACGATCGGCGAGGCGCTGGAGGCTGTCGAACCCTTCCGTGCTCAGTTCGGCGAATACGGAATCGCGGTTAATTTCGCGGGGTCCGGCTACAAGGCCCTGGTTTTCTCGGACCTGATTCTCTCAGGCCAGCTCAGCAGCCTTCTGCTTTCCGTTGCGATCGTATTTCTTCTGACGACCGTCCTTTTCCGCAGCATCGTGCTGGGCGCGATTTCCACTATTCCGGTACTTATCTCCATGGCAGTGAATTTCGGGATCATGGGGTTGCTGAACGTGCCGCTGACCACGTCCACCGCGCTGATATCGAGCATCGCGGTAGGAATCGGGGTCGACTACGCGATTCACTTTATATCCCACTACCGCCAGAGATTGCGGGATACAGGAGACGAAACCGACGCGGCTCGTTACTCGATGAGCCTCACGGGAAAGGCCGTTCTGCTGAACGCGGTAACCGTAATCTCCGGGTTCATGGTCATGGTATTTTCTGTTTTCCCGCCGAACCGTCAGGTAGGCTTGTTGGTCTCGCTCAATATGCTGGTCGCTTTTATCTCGACCGTTACTATCATGTTCCTCGTACTGAGGAAGTCGTCACGCAGTTTGTAAGGAGAAAGAACTATGAAAAGATCCATTCAATCAACGCGGAGAACAGCCTTGGCGCTCGTTGCCGCGACGCTCGCGTCCCTGTCGGCCGTATACGCGCAGGGCGCGGAACCGTCGAAAACCGCCGATGAAATCATGACAGACGTGTTCAACCGGCCCCAGCCTGAAAGCATTACAAGCGAACTGAGCATGGTATTGACGGATTCCCGCGGACGCGAAAGAACACGCCGGCTCAAGCAGATTTCAGCGACATACTCAGGCGTCGACAAGAAAATAATGGAGTTCGCCGAACCAGCGGACGTGAGGGGAACTTCTTTTATGAACTGGAGCTACGGCGACGGTTCGCGAAGCGACGATCAATGGATTTACCTGCCCGCCCTGAAACGGGTCAGACGGATTTCATCCGACGGCAAGGGCGACTCCTTCATGGGATCGGATTTCAGCTATGACGACCTGGCTGAACGCCATCCGCAAAAAGATTCGCATGCGATCATCGGAACCGAAAACATCGACGGAGAAAGCTGCTGGATCATCGAAAGCGTGAGCCGGGATTCAGGCGAAAGCTACTCGAAAACGATCAGCTGGATATCAAAGCAACGTCTCATGGGACTCAAAAGAGAGTACTACGACACATCGGGAAAACTCTTGAAGGTGCTTACGGTGAAAGAAACCCGCGAGGTTGCCGGATATCTGATGATAACCCATACCGAAATGCGCAATGTTCAAAAGAACCATCGAACCGAGATGAAGTTCGGCTCGATTACGGCGGACTCCGCGATTCCTGAGGACTCATTCACCGAGCGCACGCTCGCGAGGGGGTTATGACATGAGAGGATGCATACTAAAGCGACGAACCCTCGCGTTCGCCGTGTACTTGATTTTGACAGGTGCGGCATTGCTCTATTCCCAAGGCATGGAAATAACGGGCTTCGGCAGATCGAAGCTAGGCGCTCAAACCGACAACGGCGCGCTGTTCATCAACGATCATACCCTTGAAGCGGCGTTCAACTGGGAAAGCGACGACGCCGAGCTCCATGGACTTGCGGCGGCGACCTCGGACGGCGAAGGGAATTCCGGGTTCGAGCTGAAAGAACTGTACGTTCATTTGTACGGAAATTTTCTCGACCTCAGAGTAGGAAAGCAACAGGTTATCTGGGGAAAAGCAGACGGAATGTTCATAACCGATCTGGTCAGCCCCAAAAATCTTACGGACTTTCTGACGCGCGATATCAGCGAGCTCAGATTGTCCGTAACAGGAGCGAAAGCGGATTTTTTCCTGGGATCGCACCGGCTCGAACTGGTCTATCTGCCCATTTTTACCCCGACTCTTCTTCCCGCTAGCGATTCGATCTGGTACGCCGCCAAGGAATTGCCGGTTGTGCTGACTATGGAAGAAGCGTCTCTGCCGGAACCGTCGCTTGATAACGCCGAGTACTTTGCCCGATACTCATGGACGGGCTCAATCGCCGACATTCAGCTACTGGGGGATGGTTCTGGAACGACACGCCTATTCCGGCTATACGAGACAGGGAAATAACGCCGGGTGTCGGGTTGACAGGCATTACGATCCGTCCAGAATACTACCGGAGCGCGTTTACGGGCTTTGCGGTCTCTGCGCCCGCCGGTCCGTTAATGCTGAAAGCAGAAGCGGCGGCGAATATGCACCAAAGGCTGAGCGCCGACATAGGCGTAGAGCCCGAAGGATGGAGGGAAAAAAATACAATCCTGTACATGGCCGGAGCGGAAGGATCGCTGCTCGGAGCGACGGTCTCAGTTCAGGCGATGCAGGACATCGTCCTTGACTACGAAGAGTCCCTTTCCAGGGAGGAACTGATTACCACGGCAACCCTTGCCGTGAGCCGTCTTTTTTTTAACGAGACGGTCAAATCCGAAATCTTGTGGTATGCAGGATTGAACGAGATGGATTCAATGATTAAACCGCAGCTTACCTGG
Encoded proteins:
- a CDS encoding PHP domain-containing protein, giving the protein MIDLHTHSTASDGSFSPRDLVLHARSEDISVLALTDHDTVTGIDEASAAAREVGMVFLAGIELDIEWKPGECHLLGLGLKEIHPSLTDMITRLQDGRLERNRQIIQKMQEAGIDIDLERVSALAGGETVGRPHFAQFLVESKAVKNRQQAFDRYLAKDRPFFLDRKSIQLDEGIAAIKACGGVPVLAHPLSLYLSWGALPAVMEDFRDRGVMGLEAWHPAARIVDAERLEALASSLGMFVTAGSDFHGAARPDRKIGRTSGRRKIEDRYYFGALEAILKG
- a CDS encoding cyclic nucleotide-binding domain-containing protein, with product MPKAVQYKPNSVIYFAGDMDERVFLLQKGRIALTSTDIETNKQVTEYIKEGEFFGVKSALGRFPREESVMVITDAMVLSFSSAEFEAFVQPNTRIVMKMLKVFSNQLRHIHRQIESLLHSHEETNPDDGMFSVASSFYNSQQYRAASEVAIRYLKLFPTGKHVQEMKQIAQNTLRSDHDFGDHPGTDEMPSSGPAQRTGKAPAGIDPNLALTLAEGLAGQQKWDEAYKQYHSIIEAGSSPVLGKAYVGAGRSLFEMDEYVRCAQILTSYISLEPKSLQMGEVLMYLGLAYGKMDQNDKAKAFLSKAMTMAGPLLVPTIKQHLAEIGG
- a CDS encoding Crp/Fnr family transcriptional regulator, which produces MSDVFAAFSRFAKVFPKGSVIFSEFEPGDCFYLIQSGRVQLIKIVNGFQKNLDILQPSEIFGEMAILENSPRSATAIAYDDVKALEFNKANFEVLMMGNPAIAMKLLKTFVKRIYAQKRRFMVLTIPEKMARVGDVFLMLDETQPCPDRLADFRTFNLTMDDVARWAGLPVEEVEDELHRYIDQGKMEMYDDRIVVKNLPELSRYVNARRSRDPNN
- a CDS encoding glycoside hydrolase family 11 protein, whose amino-acid sequence is MSIKKCLFTALAGVALGASLTWGQDYSTWTSSTIRNCNGIDYELWNQDNVGTSIMKITGGSSDPNGGTFEAQWNGTINVLFRAGKKWGASSTTTPRDVGKITVDFAATWSSTDDVKMLGIYGWAYYPARSKPKKTEKNENATFSNQIEYYIIQDRGSFNPASGGRNAKRYGSGTIDGIEYEFWVADRLNEAMLTGKGNFKQYFSVPKNTSSHRQSGKVSVSKHFEAWDKAGMKMMDCPLYEVAMKVESYSGKDNTGRGKGNGSAKVTKNLLTFGGSTTVDELSLISNVSPSGAGSVTKTPDKSSYAPNTSVELTATPNTGWRFIGWDGDATGSATSTTVSMSENRSVTAKFALVSGEGTANLIKDGDFPTSSVIAENDAASWRLGQGEYWGDSEASTSVSNGMAAINVTTIGAESYQPQLVQYGLGLDQGMMYKLTFKAKAESERRIEVSFQQSANPWASYASQEFDLTSSEQDYEFVFTMTNESDPASQFAFNLGQATGVVSISQVKLVHTTAGRFKSGTKENPESSCEGGTKMNDNDFALLVDSIKEAGKIQRGHQKESRRFEMNAPDIRAIREHSNKTQADFAYMIGVSVATLRNWEQGRRKPEGPALALLKIVSKNPEYVEQILTV
- a CDS encoding TetR/AcrR family transcriptional regulator; the encoded protein is MEPTERQKEIIRAAFTLIADKGIQDLTIKNLGKAIGVSEPAIYRHFASKSEILSGIVDEIYAIKKRTTAHSFESGADSPTRLRRFFSHQAAEFEAFPPLSIVLTPEDLFRSDRELLARVRALMAETRAAVTALLAETGSGRASSASIDPETGSLMMLGGFRMLVSTWRMERELGHDVRLTDLAEAFIGQALKLME
- a CDS encoding efflux RND transporter permease subunit, with the protein product MKIRLAPILAHPWLAAAIVMGLTIASIIPIKTGFRMETNLDSYMPENHPAFSFSDEAEERFQIKDGILIALEHPVSIFNTGSLKKMVDIESELRSIPELRDTRIQSLHTGDNILGTEEGLDVRPFFTDPPETEEEAFRIGELAYSNPMIRGRLISEDGRSALIVVELPDSGFSKELYQQVTDLAAAYEGPENVYVAGRPIVEGTLAELGPKDMARMGPLVLIAIALVLLLILRKFSRVLTTLFIVVASTLWSFALMSLLGIPLYSVSIMLPVMLVAIGVAYAIHLYGQVDQHRKDHPEEQAAQAIEQAALVIGPPSLYAALTTVAGFIALLTSSVYPVKYFGLFTAFGVAVSWLLTMTLAPAMLMITERKTKPRTAADAMNEPERLGKTERFGERFADGVSRNRFAVYAATAVVIALSLVGVSRVWINSSFLSNFEKDSAIVKTDAFVNRYFGGTSTVNIILDSNEYDAFKNPDVLRLIDSMQESVESRAMVGDSFSLATYLKQMNYAMNAEREEFRTIPDSAELTAQYLLLYEMSGDPDNLWKVVDPDFMNANVTVQLKSDDSRTIGEALEAVEPFRAQFGEYGIAVNFAGSGYKALVFSDLILSGQLSSLLLSVAIVFLLTTVLFRSIVLGAISTIPVLISMAVNFGIMGLLNVPLTTSTALISSIAVGIGVDYAIHFISHYRQRLRDTGDETDAARYSMSLTGKAVLLNAVTVISGFMVMVFSVFPPNRQVGLLVSLNMLVAFISTVTIMFLVLRKSSRSL
- a CDS encoding outer membrane lipoprotein-sorting protein, translating into MKRSIQSTRRTALALVAATLASLSAVYAQGAEPSKTADEIMTDVFNRPQPESITSELSMVLTDSRGRERTRRLKQISATYSGVDKKIMEFAEPADVRGTSFMNWSYGDGSRSDDQWIYLPALKRVRRISSDGKGDSFMGSDFSYDDLAERHPQKDSHAIIGTENIDGESCWIIESVSRDSGESYSKTISWISKQRLMGLKREYYDTSGKLLKVLTVKETREVAGYLMITHTEMRNVQKNHRTEMKFGSITADSAIPEDSFTERTLARGL
- a CDS encoding DUF1302 family protein; the encoded protein is MRGCILKRRTLAFAVYLILTGAALLYSQGMEITGFGRSKLGAQTDNGALFINDHTLEAAFNWESDDAELHGLAAATSDGEGNSGFELKELYVHLYGNFLDLRVGKQQVIWGKADGMFITDLVSPKNLTDFLTRDISELRLSVTGAKADFFLGSHRLELVYLPIFTPTLLPASDSIWYAAKELPVVLTMEEASLPEPSLDNAEYFARYSWTGSIADIQLLGDGSGTTRLFRLYETGK